ATGATTAATTAGCATCCTCCGAATAGGATTTACTGAATATGCTCAGGTTTATGAACCAGCAGCTTGATCATCTGGGCCGGAGAACAGGTTGATACAAGCCTCAACTGTGCGCGGATTAAAGATGACGTGGTATCCACACCATGCTTGACTTTCATTAGAAgaatattgtaaattaattaatatcgaTAAATCTTCTCAACAGGCTATATATATCAGGACTGAGACAATATATATCACACCAATCACTTGGGAAGACCATGACGATAAGTTCCGTACCTGTGCATGTTTTATGCCCGACGATCCTTCTGatattcttgatcttcttgtctTTGTCATTCTCATTCTCCATACAGCTCATGAACCTCTCTCTTTCTACGTACGAGTTTATCGTTGCGAAAATGCCTAGTCGCATGGCCGTGTTTTTCGCGTTTAACGTTCTCATTATTGCAATCTTTCTTATCACGAgctttaatattaataatccaTCAACGGAAGATCTCGATCGGTTGATCttttctttccctcatataCATGAAGATCCAGAACTCCGGGCACAAGATCATGATCATCGTGAAGCAACGACGTGGGCAgattatgatgatgatcatcatcatgatcacaTGAGTGATATTGATGACAGCGATGAATGTCATGGTTATGATGGTTATGACGAAGATAACGATGACGATAGTAGCGATGACGATGATCTTGATAGTgaagatgatcatgatgatcggGATTTGGAGATGAGAAGTGATGAATTCATAGCCAGGAACTATATGCAACGCAGAAGGGACGAGTTGATTTACTGGAGGTCTTTTATACAAGAACCCAACCTCGGCCAGCTAGTTAGCTAGCTCCAAATTAGCTTCAcgtaagggaaaaaaaaaaggccaagtCGATCTGAATTTGTATCTGttgtaaattttactttcatttgTTGGATTTCTCCTCCCCCTCTAGTTAGTTCTTATATTTTCTACTAGCTAGCATGGGGATCACGTTTGACGTACACTGTTAAAATAACATGAGTTCCGTTATTTTAAAGGACTGTACTTAATTATGATTAGGTCATCTGTGATCTAGTTCATAcctgtatgtatgtatgtatgtatgaagtCTATGTAATTAATGATCAGTCATGCATATATCCTTATACATGAGTTCATTgggttttcttcttctcatatTTGGGTCGTAAATTAAACCAATACATACCGTAATTAGTTGATGATTATGGCTAATAGCTGTGCTAGCCTTGATAACTAATTTGAAGCCATTTGCGAGAATTACTTAGAATATTGAGTGCTCGTGATCAAATGGGGACTCCACGGCCCATGCATTTGATTATATGCCAAACCAAAATTCCTAAAATCAAAGGCATGCAGCGTGTCATGTGAATAGCTACGTATGCATGTGACgagaaaataaagagacaaAAAACTAGATCAGACATGCATAGCTACGTAtgcatagatttttttttttttttccccgagCTTATGGGAACATGATTAATGTACGGAGGCAAGAGTACGTACTAATATTACCAATGCCGTTAATTAGGAACTTCATAATTAATCATGACTGTTTACTTACGCGCGCGGTATATACGCTAGTGTAGTAAGAGATGCGTAGTGtgcaaaggttttttttttctaaacacgTGTAGGAAGAATAATTTAAGAACATAGCAAGAGTCTGTGAATGTATACGTTGTCTGTCCAATTGACTGAATCAGACGTTACAGtagtaccctttttttttttttttttttaagaagagtcTGTAGCCACATGTCTAATAATGGTCCGGTCCCTAGTTATTAATCAGACGTTACAGTAGTACTTGCTAGCTAGAAGCATGAAggaagcatgcatgcattaatttaCGAGTGAGTCTGGTTCATGAATCAAGAAGAGCAACTTGTATGCTTGCTTAAATTCCCAGCGCCTAGCTAGCTGCTTGAGAGGTCATGTGGTTTGTATTGATCATCGAACACATGACCATGCAGCATGCTtgactaattaatataattattagttcaaacatgagaaaaataaaataaatccttacTCATGGGCACTTTTTCATGTGCTTATCATGTGGCATGCCCCGTGCCATGTCATCAATAATGCAGGTAAAAGAACTGCCCGGCTTAATTTTCATCTCGATCGTGGTCCcgaaaattaatattcaaagtCTAAACACATGCATGGATGATGGATCTATGGCCGAATTGGGTCAGTCTTGGTTATTTGTCTGTTTGTGTAACAAATTAGGAAGGCATATATGCGTATGCAGTGATGGCATATATAGGCCCGATCGACCGGAATTCAACATGTTACataagcattttttttccccctcctcCTGTACGTCGGTTCGTTCACAATCATATATCACTAGCT
Above is a genomic segment from Juglans microcarpa x Juglans regia isolate MS1-56 chromosome 1D, Jm3101_v1.0, whole genome shotgun sequence containing:
- the LOC121248185 gene encoding prostatic spermine-binding protein-like, whose protein sequence is MPSRMAVFFAFNVLIIAIFLITSFNINNPSTEDLDRLIFSFPHIHEDPELRAQDHDHREATTWADYDDDHHHDHMSDIDDSDECHGYDGYDEDNDDDSSDDDDLDSEDDHDDRDLEMRSDEFIARNYMQRRRDELIYWRSFIQEPNLGQLVS